The following nucleotide sequence is from Salinispirillum sp. LH 10-3-1.
GCGTCGAGGGCCTGCTCCTCGCAGGCCGTCAATTCAGTCATCAAGTCGTATTCAATTTGCAGTCGATCCGATGCTTTCATCGCGCCAAAGCCAGAGCTTCCTGACGAATACCATCCCAAGCTGTTTTGATTTCCATCATCAAACCGATGACTTCATCAACAATTTTTTCATCGTTGCGCATATTGGCTTCAAACAAGCGGCGCGTCATGTAGTCATACAGACGCTCCAAATTCATCGACAACTCTCCGGCGTCCATATTCAAGCTTTCTTGTAGCCCGGAGATAATGTTAATCGCCGAGTTCAGCATCTTGTTGCGCTGCTCAATGTCGTTGCGCTGGATATGTCCCTTTGCCGCTGACATACGCGCCAAAGCACCGTCGATCAGAAGTTGAATCAACTTGTGCGGATCAGCATCCATGATGCTGGTTTCAGTCCCTACCGCTTGATACTGCCTAGCACCGCGTGCGTACATATTTGCGCCCTCGTATTTTTTGTCAACGGTTCATAGAGTGTGGCGACTTCTTGCGGCAAAACTTGAGTCTTTTTGCGGCAAAACTTAAGTCTTTTCTTTGCTCATTGACCGTAAGCCACTCGAATTATTATCCGTAGGAGCGCAGCCCTCTGCGCGAATATTCGGCCAGAGGGCTGGCCTCCTACATATACACTCCTATCCGACACACAACACACCATGCTGGCACGCTCTTTGAAATACCCTCTGTAGAGTTTAGACACAATCCCTGTCATTTCCAGCGCTAAGCCGCGGATTTACTGGGGTTGTCCGATCAAAGGCACTGCGTAACGGCAGTAAGAGTGGCAAGTGACTGCCGCTCGCTATGGCAAAAAGAAGCCGGAGACAAGAGATGACACAGGCAAAACGACAGGTTAAGCCATCCGCCTTGCCGGAATACACCGATATCAAGGTACTCGAACGTCAGGCCGTTTGGCACCTGGACCAAGCGGGTAAACACGACATCGGATACGACGCCAGTAATGAGCATCTGGCGCAAGCCGCCTTATTGGCTGAAGCCTTGGCGCAATACCCGGAACACCGTGCTCTGGCCTACAACTTCAATGGCCGTATTGCGCTGGAGAAGGGGCAGTTTGATGATGCCGAACTGTTTCTCACCGAAGCAGCCAAGCTATCGCCCAAGGACCCTGGCATTGCCTTTAGCCGCGGTCATTTGGCGCTGCAACGCCACCGCCTGAGCGATGCCGCCGCCTTTTTCCGCGATGCTATAGACATCGACCCCAACGCCACCATTGCTGACCAGTCGTTAGCCTACGTCAAATACCGTAGCGGCATGTACGCCGAGGCCTTTGGGGATTACCGCAAGCTGGTACGAAAATACCCAAAAAACAGCGCTCTGACCTCTCGTCTTCTTGAATGCGCCAGCCAGATCAAAGCTGACTATTACGATGCCACCCTCGCCGCCGACATCATCAATCTTCTGCACACGGATAATCTTGACCACCAAGCGCTTGCACCACTGGCCGGTTCATTACTCATTCACCGGTACGAGTTGCACAACCCGAACGCCAGCATTGAGCTGCACCAACTGGTGCAAGATGAGCTGCTCATCGCGGCCCTGAACCGGCTATTGTTTGTCCATCCAGAACTGGATGACCTGTTGGCATCGCTGCGTCAAACCGTTTTGCATCATCACCTAAGCCTTGGCCATATTGATGCCGACCTTAAGCCGCTCCTGCTAGGCTTAGCGCAATACGGGTTACATAACGAGTTCTTGCTGTACCAAACCCCGGATGAAGCGCAAACGATCCAAGCACTGAAAGGTTATCTAAAAGAAGAGCTGGGTGGTCAATGCAAACCCAAAGATTTGATCTTACCGGCGCTGTTGCTGTCGCTCTATGAGCCGCTGGCACAGAAGGGATTGGCTTGGCCCGTCAAAGCGCTGATGAAAGCTGCCGACAAGCAAGCTCAGGCTGTTTTCCACGCGCACTTGTTAGCTACCGCAGAAGAAGTCGTGCGGGCCAACGAACTCGAAGCCCTGACGGATATTCAAGGTGGGGTATCTCAAGATGTGCGTGCGCAATACGAAGATAACCCCTACCCACGCTGGACTCACCTGCCGCTGCATACACCGGCGCATTACGCGCGTGCCGTGGCGAGCGAGATCCCTGCGTTCAATATCAACACCTTTCGTCACCGCAAGCCAACACGTGTACTGATAGCGGGTTCTGGTACGGGGCGGCACGCCATTCATATGGCGCGTCATTTTCATGACGTCGACGTCACGGCCGTCGACCTCAGCCGCCGCAGCCTTGCCTACGGGCAAGCCATGGCGGAGCGTTATGGCGTCGACAACATAGAATTCTACCAAGCGGATATACTAGCCCTCACCAAGGATTTGCTGCCCGAGCAAGAGCTTTTTGATGTCATTGAGTGCTCAGGCGTGCTGCACCACATGGGCAACCCGATGGCCGGCTGGGAAGCATTGACTGAACTACTGCGTCCACAGGGTCTGATGAAGGTTGGGTTATACAGTCGCCGTGCCCGAACCACCATCACCAGCTTGAGGCGGGTGATTGCTGATCAGGGCTTTGGCACCACGCCAGACGATATTCGCCGGTTCCGTCACGCCCTATTACAACAAAAGAGTGAGGGCCCGGATTTGAAGACCATCACCACGTCGGTCGACTTTTACTCAATGAGTGGGGTTCGAGATTTGCTGTTTCATGCGCAGGAGCACGTCTTCTCGCCGGAAGATCTTAGCCTGCTGATTCGACAGTTACCGCTGGAGTTTTTGGGCTTCGTGTTGCCGCCGTCGGTGCGACGCTCTTATCAACACTTCTTCCCGGACGATCAGTTGATGAACGACCTGAAGAACTGGGAACGCTTGGAAATTGACAACCCAAGACTGTTCGGCGGCATGTACCAGATGTATTTGCAGAAGCGGTAGGAGGCAAGCCCACTGGCCGATTCGCGCAGAGGGCTGCGCCCCTACGTGCTACACCCGCCGTTGATTGGCGGGTATGCTCATACAGAAAAGCACCCGCCCTACTTCTTATTGGTCAGCATCGAATTCATGATGTCGAACTGCTGCTGCAAGAACGACTCAGTGCTGTTCAATCGGGAAATGATCAAGTCATTAAACAAGAACTGTGACTTCAAACGCTGCTCCTGTGCGGCAATTCGAGTCTCCAGCCGAGCTTTCTCTTCATTGATCAAGTCCATTTCCTTATCCAAGCCTGCTAAACGCGTCTGTACCGTTCCACCAGACTTCAACAGGCCAGAAAACAGATTGCCCAGTTGCTCAAACACACCGCTCACATAGTTAACTGTACCGCGTGACCCTAACTGCCCACCCAACACACGAAGCTGAATACCAGCAGCAGGATCTTTAGAGCCCGAAGCGTCTTTGCCGTCCGTCGTCGCTGACGTAGGCGACAAGCCAGTCACCGCAGACAACGCAGGGTCCATTGAGTTGATACGCACCTTGGAGTTCACACCTGTCGATACCGAAAAAATACCGAAGGTATTGGTATTGGGATCGTACTGCACATCCACCGCCTTACCCGCCGATGCCAATGCACTGTCGTTATTAATAGCCCGCTTCATTTCATCTGCCAAAGCGCGGCCCGTGGCATAGGCGGTCTCGGTCAAATTAATTTCACCCGAGGCCACACCATCAATAGTGACGCGAATGGTATTGCTGGCTGAGTCCAAGCCCACCGCACTGGAGAAATCAAAACCTGGCGAACCCAGAATGTACCCATTGGTCGCCGCCTGCGCGCCGCTGCCGGCGGTTAGCACCTGGCCGTTACCGGTCGCACGGATACCATTGATGGTTCCCTGCACATCCTTACCCATGGCGACTTCGTTTTCTGAGCCGTCTGACAGGCTAAAGCCTAATTGACTGGTCGCCGGGTTAGACACGAAAGCAAAGGATACGTTCGTGGAATTATCGAACGAAATGTTGAATCGGCCACGGCCTTGCTCGTCTTTTTCGTAGGTCACGGTCGATTGTGAATCAAAACCCTGCACTGAACCCAACTCAAACCCGAATGCATCGCGGCCCAGTATATTCGGGCCTGCCGCGGCCAAACCTAACGAGGCAGCAGCGCCGGCATCGGCGGAGACGACTTCAAGAGACGCTAAAGCGCCAAAGGTGGCGTTGGTTTTCGCGCCGTTTTTAGAGCGTGTTTCAAAGACTATCTGGTCATTCTCGTCCAAGCGCGCGACCACATCGCCGGCGGTGAAGTTACCTCCGCCACCGGCGTTCGCCAACCCAATGTTCAGACGCTGCTGAATATACGCCAAGGTATCTTCAGCGGTTCCTGCACTGAGGTCTTCAGTGAGCGACACATCAATGTTGACGCCATCAACGCGGAACGTGAAGTTAGCTGGGTCGGCTGAAAAATCGATGCCCGTCGTGATGGCATTGCCCGGCGTGGTCATATCACCACGACCGTCAGACAACATGGTCAACACTTCGGAGCTGCCCTTCGCTAGCGTTTCTAAAGCCAAACCACCCGCTGAATTGATGGCCTTGACATCACCCGCTGCCAATCCACCTGCCACTAGAGCATTATCAATCGCTGTTTGGACGCTGTCTAAGTTGTCGGTGCCGTTGGCATCAACATCCACAGTGAACGACTGACCGTTGTATTCAAAGGTGAATCCGGCCGGCCGAGCATCAAAGTTAATAGCCGTTCCAATAGGCCGAGTACCAGGGGTGGTAATCGCGCCAACGGCAGCGCCCTCCACCGTTGGGTCAGAGTTAATGGCTGCTTGAATAGCGGCAGCCAAGGCTTCCGGTGTTTCATAGATACCCGCAGGTACGTCGATAATACCGGAGTTCACTTCAATGTAGCGGTTGTCGTAACTGAGCTGGAACTGCACGCCAGTGCCAATGCTTACACCAGAATTGGCATCACCCTGCGCGCTCTCCAACCCCAGTACATCGTTGCTGCCCGTTACATTCACGTTGGCCAGCTCAATGGTCTGCGGTGCGGCGTCTATCGGAGAACTGAACACTAAACGGTTCGATGAATTGAACTGTGCCGTCACCTGTCCGGCTAGCCCCGCGGCATTCAACTGCGCGTTGATGTACGACAGCATGTCGTTACGCGAGCGCTCTTCTACCACATTGCCATTGATGTCCAACACGTTCGACATATCTTGGTCGAGTGTAATATTGACGGGTGCACCGCCGTTCAGAATCAAGTCAAAAGAAACCGTATTACTGGCAAAATTAAAGCTGTCTTTCTCGAACACCTCACGCGAACCAGGGATGGTGGAGGCTGAGAAAGCCAGGTCGTTCAGCGTATTGTAAAATTGGCCACTCACACCGCCTTGACCAGGCAAGGTCAGACCTAAGGTGTTTGCAATATTGGCATCGGCACCCACCAAGGACACCTGCGAACTGCTACCAAACCGACTGGACGTAATCTCAATGCTGCTGGTGGCTTCGTTAAAGCCCACTGTGACACTGCGCGAACGGCCTAATAACGTCGAATTGTTGTTGATGGAATTTTGAATCATCAACACCAGGTCGTCTATGTTGTCATAAGTACCTTGCGTCAAGTCTACAGTTGCCGTGGTCCCATCCACGTTAATACGGAAGGAATCGTTAGACCCACCAATAATAACCGGATTCCCCGCCGTCGGCTCGGTGATCGGCCGCCCTTTCATTTTGGCCTGAGTCGCTAGCTGCGTAATCTCAACAGCGTATTCACCTGGCTTGGTATCAGCGCTCTTGGCAATGTAATTGATCAAACCATCGTTTGCCACCGTACGGTTGGCAAACAAACCGGTTACTGAATCTATCGAATTCTGAAAAGCCTGCTCCAGTTTATCGACATTGAGTGCCAGCTTATAGTTGTCTGTCCTATCGGTGAATATTCCGATATCAGCCAATGAACGATACTGCGAATTTTCTAGGCCCGATACAATCTGTGTTAACGCACTGCGCACCTGGTTTTGTACCGTACGTAAAGTGGAGTCGCCCAGCAACAAACCGCCCTGCGGATCATCTGGACTGAATTTGGTCACCTCAGAATAGACTTCACGATAGAAGTTATAGGCGTCGATGAACTCTTCAGTTTTTTCGACCACGCCCGAGGTATCGCGGCTGATGTTCAAGTTAACCGTACTGCCGGCCGTTGCTGAATTCAGGTTGATGGTCACGCCGCGAATGACTTCGGTCAGCTGGTTAGACCGCGACGTGATCGCCAGACCGTTAACCGTCAATTCAGCATCGGCTGCTTTTTGCGTCATCAGCATGTTGTTGTTCGGATCATTTTGCGTTTCGTTGTACGCCAAGGCTTGCAAACCGGCATCACCGGCCACGGTGATCTCCATAGCATTGTCCAAACCCGCTTCCTTAGAGCTCAACAACAAGCGAAAACCGGTACCGTCGTTCACCAGCGAGGCTTGCACGCCCATGTTCGCAGCGTTGATGGCGTCACGAACGCCACCCAGTGTATTGTTGGTCGAATTAAGGTCCAGTGTGAATTCTCGCCCCGCACTGTTTTGCTCGAAGCCTTGAATGTTATTGCTGCCGTCGTAATCAAAGGTACCGAAACGAAACGTCAGCGTACCTGTACCGACGGTATCGGTAACAGAATTGTAGCGCGGTGATGCCACCGTGTGAGATTGCGCGATGGAGTCAACAGCGATCGAATAGTTACCCACCTCTGCAGTGGACGACGTGGTTGCGGTAACAGCACTGGCATTGCTGGAGGTCGCCTTGGTTTGGCGAATATTGGTCGCGCTAGACAGAGCTCGTGCAGCCACTTCCAAACTGCTCAAGGCACTCTTAACTTCACCGTAAGCAGTGATCTGTGCTTCTACCTTGGCTGTTTTGAACTCTAAGCGCTTATCAGTAGCTTCCCGTTCCGCCGCAATGATCTGCTCCGCAAGATCTGCGGTCAGTAATCCCGAACCGATACCTAAAGACTGAATGCTCGCCATGATAAAACTCCGCTGCCGTTGTGTCAGGCGCTAACCGCTCGCCCTATGGATTCACCTTAACGCCCTTTTTGGCTCCGCACAAACACAAAAAGGGTGTAAGGTTTATCGGCTCATCACCGTTAAACTTTACACCCTATATTGTAAGCAATTGTATAACGCTTGGCCTACTTACACCTGCGCTCTAAACAGTGTGAGTGGTTCTTCTTGGTTCAACTTCTGAGCCAGTGAAACCGCCTCCTCGCTGGGGATCTGCCGAATGAGCTCCTGTGTCGATGCATCATAAACACTGATGACCGTAATACCACTGGATTCATCTAAGCTGAAATTCAGCGAACGTTGTGTGTTCTGCACGTAGTCCTTCAACCGGGCTACGGCGTCGTTCACATCGTTGGCCGTCTGGACTTTGTCCTGAGCGACCTCTACTTTCTGTTCAGAACTTCTCAGGTCAGTCCCGCTGAGACTCGCCATCGTGGCGGTGGAACTGGGCAGTGCTTTGCCCGTCTCGTTGGTTCTGGTCTGCTGTACAGCAGGTGAAGAGGCGGATTTGGCTGTGGTGGCCTTAAAGACCGCCAAGCTTGCTTCCATTGAATTTGCCATACGCAAATACCTCTTGTTTATCATTCACCGACTATCTTGGAACGTTAGTGAGATGGCCTAGGCGCTAGCCTAGGCCATCGACCCTATTATCCCAACAGTGACAGTACCTGCTGTGGCCGCTGGTTAGCCTGCGCCAGGATGGAAATACCCGCCTGCTGCAGTACCTGCGTCCGGCTCAGCTCCGCTGATTCAGATGCGAAGTCAGCGTCACGGATACGAGAGTTCGCAGCCGTCAGGTTTTCCTGAGTGATCTGCAGGTTACTGATGGTAGACTCGAAGCGGTTTTGAATCGCACCGAGGTCAGCACGCGTACTGGTTACAGAGCGCAGTGCGTTATCTACCGCAGTAATGGCGGCCGTTGCACCTTCGAAGGTTGAGATGTCGATGTCTTTCAAGAACTGACCATCTTCACCACCACCGAAAGTACCGACTTTCAAGCCAAGAGCCTCCAGCGCTGCAGTGCCGTTTGAGCCACCTTCCAGCGTGAACTTACCCGCACTTTCCAGAGTAACCGTACCGTATGTGGTTTCGTAGGTTACGCCTTCAGCAGAGATACGGCCGTCAATAGAGTCGGTTCCGAATGCGGCTTCACCGATACCGTCACCTTCCAAGCCAAACACAGCACCCATGCTCTCGTCAGTACCCGACTGATTGTCGATTGCGACGGAGATGTTGCGCCCATCCGCTGCTGTCAGTGTCAGGGACACACCGTTGTCAGTAGCAACCACACCGGTTTTACCAGCGTTCTGGTTAATCAGATTTAGCGCATCAGCACGAGCACGGTCAGAATCGATCGCACCACCACTGTCGGCCTGCAAGGTAACAATACCGATTTCAACACCATTAATGTAGATACCAGCCTGATCACCCACCGCCAAGTTAGTAGCAGCAGGATCAAAACCATCTCCTGCGCCACCCACAACTTGAGTTGCGTTTACCGTCGCACTCACGCCTGTTTCACCGGAAACAGCGTTGATCGCGGCAGCAACGGCAATGGCTGACTGCTCTTTGATTGACGACCAGATTTTACCGCCATCAGATGCAGTGGTTGCACTGGCAGTGTCTGCAGCGGTGCGCGCAGACCCAATACCAACACCATTAATGACCAAATCACCATCTTTCAAGCCTGCAGGTGCAGTGTAGCTTGCAGAGGCGTTTGTATCAGATGCACTCAACAATAATGTTGTATCACCAGCCGCAAGGTCAGAAGACAGCGTAACGCTCATGTCTTTGCCATCAAGGTTTGCAAACGCCAACTCACCAGTAATGGTACCCGCCTGAGCATTTGTCAGAGCTTGACCACCGAATGTTGCCACAGCTGTGGTAGCCTGCTCAAACTCAACGGTGACTGCAGTAGCTGCGAAGTTTTTAACGGTTAGCTCAACGCCGTTTGGCACTCCGGCACCATCGACAGTAATCGATGCAGAAACTTGCAAAGAGTCACCAAAATCGGTGTCATTGATTGCCTGTGCCAGATCTTTATAGTCATCGCTCGGGACACTTACCGGAACACCTCCGATAGTCAGCGTATCACCAGCCTCCATGTCCGCAATTTGAAGGTTACCGGTATATTCTTCCCAAGCTATCACGCCATTGCCAGCATTAGCCGTAATCTCGGAAGCCATGTAGGCTACAGCATTCTGCTCCGCCGTCGCGCCGGCAAACGCCGTAGTAAGAACGTTCTGACCCGCTACGTTTACAGAAAAAGTATAGGTCTCGTCTTCATCAGCAAAGGTAGCAGTACCAACGTCATCAGCCACGGTATTAAACAAGCTACCGCCAGCGTCTAATCGCCCAACAGTAAACACTTTATCCTGCACTTCGCTTACCGTGGTTGCAGTAGCGCGTGTAAAGGTTCCTGCAGTCAAACCAGCGTTTGCCAAGTCACCGCGACCAGTACCGTTACCACCAGTGATATTAATCTCCTTAACATCACCATTAGCAACCAAGGTATACCCACCGTAGTAAGTGTCTTCTGCCGCCAAACCGGTTGCCGCTACAGCAGCTGCATTTTGGGCAGCGATCTCATCTGCATCTGTGACAGGGTCAAGAGTTGAATCTGCAAAGTTAAAAGATATGTCAATATTACGACCATCCTCTGCAACCAGTTGTACACCATTTGCTGCCGAGCCGGTATCGACAGCACGAATACCTGTTTGCTCAGCAAAGGCGTTAATGGCCTGAACGACAGAGGCACGACTGGCGTTGGTATCGCTTGAGGTTGAGATCTCAATTTCGACACCGTTCAGCGAAATGGTTCCGCTGGTCGATGCTCCAGTCATTGCTGAACCTGCCGCCACGTTGTCATTTACAAACGCACGCACGCCGGTTTCATCAGACTTACGGTTAATAGCTTCAACTTTTGCAATGGCAGAAGCCGCAGCATTGGTGGTAGATGCAGTATCGTCACCCGCACGAGAGGCATCAATGCCTACACCGTTGATGGTCAAGTCGCCGTTAGCCAACGCTTCGTCTGTACCGAATGCCGAAACACCCACTTGATCAGAAGCACCCAGTTTGGCTGCGGTCAACTCACCAATGGATACGCCTACTGTTTGACCAGCATTTGCGCCCACTTGGAAAATACCGTTGAAGTTACCGTCAAACAGCGTACGACCGTTGAACGTGGTTTCTTCTGAAGTACGCGTGATTTCAGCGATCAGCTGGTTAACTTCCGATTGCAGAGCAACACGGTCGTCGTCAGAGTTCGTGCCGTTGGCAGACTGAACAGCCAATTCACGAATACGCTGCAAGGCGTCCGTCATAGACTGCAAGGCACCTTCAGCGGTTTGCGCCAAAGAGATACCGTCGCCGGCGTTACGGATCGCTACGCCCAAACCTTTAGTTTGAGATTCGAAGCGGGTTGAGATGGCCAGGCCGGCTGCATCGTCTTTCGCACTGTTAATGCGCAGACCAGATGACAGGCGCTGCAAGGCGGTTTCGTTAGCAGACTGTGACGTGGTCAGGTTACGCTGAGCCGTCAATGACGCTAAGTTGGTATTGATAATCTGTGCCATGAGAGTCTCTCCTCAGTTACATGCCGACGACTCACCCGAACCGCCGTTGCACTTTATTCACAGTGGGGTTGGCGGCAGGGTTTTGCCGTTCTTTAGGATTTTTTTCAAGAAAGCGGAAATTTTTTCGATGCGGCGCTGTTGGCGATAACGAAGTATCGGCCATACCGACAAAACCTAAAGACCTACGCAGAAATTAGTCGTCGCATGGCAGACAAATCTTCGGAGAGCCGTTACAGTTAAGGCCATAGAGTTGTGAAGGTGTAGATAACTAATGACCATGACCGCATTAGAACAACGCTGGCAGCGCGTCACGGAGCTTACGCAACGGCTGCGCCAGTTAACTGGAGAAACGCCGCCGATGCTGGAAGAAGCACAAAGAACCCTACAAGAGCGTGACGCGCTTCTGGGGGAGTTGTTGAGTGAGCCCTCACTGAGTGTCCTAGGAGAATTGGAATTAACATGGCTGCAAACTCAGGTAGGAGCACTGCAGGAAGAAGACGCCGTGCTACGCAAAGCCTTGGGTGCGGAACAACGGCATTTGCAAGCGGAGTTACAGAAAGGGCAAGCCAAGGCAAAAGCGGTGAAGGCGTATCAACAGGGTTGAAGGGCCAGTTACAACTAGACGTTGCCGTATGAGCGCGGCCCTCCTCGCGACGGGTTCAACATGCGGGTGTAAACACCCGCCCTTGTATCTCTCCAGGTGAGGTGATTAGCTATCACTATAACCGTGAAGTGAGTGAGGACGTACCTGCCCTGAGTGCAGTGACGACTGAAACGTAGATTGTCCCCTCACTTCGTTTATCTCTTAAACTGAATGGTATCCAAGCGCCTTTCCAGTGGAAAGTGATGCTGTATGTACAAGGGGAGTGGAGCGAGATGGTTGCTTACGTTGGTATTGATGTCAGCAAAAGCAAAATTGACCTGTGCTGGTTGCGCGACGCAACGGGCAAAAAAGTAAAAACGAAAGTGTTTAAGAACAGTGACTTTCACCTGATCAGTCAGTGGCTAGCGAAGTCGATTGATATGAGCCCAGAGTCCGTTCATATCACACTGGAAGCCACCGGTGTTTATCACGAAGGCCTCGTGTATCACCTGCATGAACAAGGCTATCGGGTGTTTGTAGCCAACCCCGGAAAGGCAAATCTGTTTGCCAAGTCTCATGGTATGACGCACAAGACCGATAAGTCTGATGCAAAACTGCTGGCAAAGTACGGTGCCAGTGAGCCTGCCAACTTACATCGCTGGGAGCCGGATCCGCCAGAAGTGCGAGAGCTGAAAGCTATTTCACGGCGGTTACATGCACTAGAAAAAGACCGTCAGCGTGAGACTAATCGACTGGAAAGCAGTCAGATATCCGGCGCATCACTGCGAGTGACTGACTCCATTCACGCGATGATCGGCAAATTGGATGACGAGATTGAGCGTCTGAAACAAGACATTGATGATCGGATTAAAAAAGACCCTGTGCTGGCAACGAATCACGAGCTACTGGGGAGCATCAAAGGTATTGGCGGCGTCATGCAGCGCGAACTGGTCTGCCTTTTTGCGCGCAAGCGCTTCTGTACGGCGAAACAAGTAGCGGCTTATCTCGGGCTGATCCCTCGACTGTGGGAGTCTGGAGTGCTCAAAGGCAAAACGACACTCAGTAAAACAGGCCCTTCCTACTTGCGTGCCAAGCTGTACATGGCGGCGGTGGCGGCAAGCCAGCACAACCCGGACATTAAGAAACAGAAAAATCGCCTGCTCGCACAAGGAAAGAGCAGGATGGCCGCCTTAGGAGCGGCCATGCGTAAGCTGGTTCAGATCTGCTTTGGCGTGATAAAGAACCAGCAACCCTATCAACCTCAGGCGGTTTAGTAACCGCTTGAGGTCGGTGCGGAGAGATGGTATCTACCGGATAAAGTTAAAGAGTGAGAGACTCGATACTTTTACGTAGGTTTGCTGTGCCGCTTGCAGCGCTGTCGTCTCCATTTGCAAACGACTCACGGCTTCCGCCAGGTCGACATCCGCTAACTTAGAACGCACGTCTTTGGATACCAACTCCAGATCCAAATGAATGTCTTTGGTGGTTTCCGCCGTGTTCAGTCGGGCACCGATCTTGGCGCGATAGATCGATATATTTTCAATGGCTGAGTCGATGTTATCCAACGAGTCACCCACTAGATTTGAGACCGCTTGTGACTCGTCGAATGAATCTCCCAGCATCATCAAGCCATCGACCAGTTTTTCCAACGTGTAAAGAGGGCCTTGCTTGGTCGTGGTTTCAACCACAAAGTTGTCCCCCGCCACTGGCTTGCCGCTAATACTGATCAACATTCCGCCGAACTGAACCTGCTGTCCGGGTACAAATGCAACGTTTTTTTGCCCCTCTACAACGCTATTATCACTGCGTCGACGTATGGTGAAGTTAGCACCTGGCGGTTCAACGTCTAGCTCGTTATTAAAGGTGATGATAGCGTCATTAGGATAGAAATCCTGAAATTCTTCCTCATTGAATATCACTCCCTGAGATATGACGCCTGGCGGGTTGCCGCGGTTAAGTTCATTACCATAGGTGTAAAAAGACGGCTTTTTAATAGGCACATCTAAGAAGATGTCTTTGCCGTTGTCACTGACGGGTACGCTGTTGGAGTTGGAAATTCTTACTAACCGCTGCCCTTCATCGCCTTGGTAGGTGTAACCACCGCCCGGGTTTTTTACAAAAGCTTGGGTTTGACCCGAAAAGCCAGAAAACAAAAATTCGCCACTGGCGTCTTTGCTATTGATTTGCTGGAACAACTCATCCATGCGCAGTTTGATTTCTGCGGCATAAGCTTGTCGGTCGGTTTGGGTGGTCGTGCCATTACCAGCAGCGACGGCTAATTCGCGCACCCGCTGCATCACAACTTCCATACCCACCATGATGGATTCTTGGTATTCGAGCCGACCTTGTAAGGAGTCGATGTTTTTGAC
It contains:
- a CDS encoding flagellin; protein product: MAQIINTNLASLTAQRNLTTSQSANETALQRLSSGLRINSAKDDAAGLAISTRFESQTKGLGVAIRNAGDGISLAQTAEGALQSMTDALQRIRELAVQSANGTNSDDDRVALQSEVNQLIAEITRTSEETTFNGRTLFDGNFNGIFQVGANAGQTVGVSIGELTAAKLGASDQVGVSAFGTDEALANGDLTINGVGIDASRAGDDTASTTNAAASAIAKVEAINRKSDETGVRAFVNDNVAAGSAMTGASTSGTISLNGVEIEISTSSDTNASRASVVQAINAFAEQTGIRAVDTGSAANGVQLVAEDGRNIDISFNFADSTLDPVTDADEIAAQNAAAVAATGLAAEDTYYGGYTLVANGDVKEINITGGNGTGRGDLANAGLTAGTFTRATATTVSEVQDKVFTVGRLDAGGSLFNTVADDVGTATFADEDETYTFSVNVAGQNVLTTAFAGATAEQNAVAYMASEITANAGNGVIAWEEYTGNLQIADMEAGDTLTIGGVPVSVPSDDYKDLAQAINDTDFGDSLQVSASITVDGAGVPNGVELTVKNFAATAVTVEFEQATTAVATFGGQALTNAQAGTITGELAFANLDGKDMSVTLSSDLAAGDTTLLLSASDTNASASYTAPAGLKDGDLVINGVGIGSARTAADTASATTASDGGKIWSSIKEQSAIAVAAAINAVSGETGVSATVNATQVVGGAGDGFDPAATNLAVGDQAGIYINGVEIGIVTLQADSGGAIDSDRARADALNLINQNAGKTGVVATDNGVSLTLTAADGRNISVAIDNQSGTDESMGAVFGLEGDGIGEAAFGTDSIDGRISAEGVTYETTYGTVTLESAGKFTLEGGSNGTAALEALGLKVGTFGGGEDGQFLKDIDISTFEGATAAITAVDNALRSVTSTRADLGAIQNRFESTISNLQITQENLTAANSRIRDADFASESAELSRTQVLQQAGISILAQANQRPQQVLSLLG
- a CDS encoding IS110 family transposase is translated as MLYVQGEWSEMVAYVGIDVSKSKIDLCWLRDATGKKVKTKVFKNSDFHLISQWLAKSIDMSPESVHITLEATGVYHEGLVYHLHEQGYRVFVANPGKANLFAKSHGMTHKTDKSDAKLLAKYGASEPANLHRWEPDPPEVRELKAISRRLHALEKDRQRETNRLESSQISGASLRVTDSIHAMIGKLDDEIERLKQDIDDRIKKDPVLATNHELLGSIKGIGGVMQRELVCLFARKRFCTAKQVAAYLGLIPRLWESGVLKGKTTLSKTGPSYLRAKLYMAAVAASQHNPDIKKQKNRLLAQGKSRMAALGAAMRKLVQICFGVIKNQQPYQPQAV
- the flgL gene encoding flagellar hook-associated protein FlgL, whose protein sequence is MADRLSSYQISTASLNNILRAQAQVAKTSEQVSSGRRVATPADDPVANSRILQLNQELALGAQYVKNIDSLQGRLEYQESIMVGMEVVMQRVRELAVAAGNGTTTQTDRQAYAAEIKLRMDELFQQINSKDASGEFLFSGFSGQTQAFVKNPGGGYTYQGDEGQRLVRISNSNSVPVSDNGKDIFLDVPIKKPSFYTYGNELNRGNPPGVISQGVIFNEEEFQDFYPNDAIITFNNELDVEPPGANFTIRRRSDNSVVEGQKNVAFVPGQQVQFGGMLISISGKPVAGDNFVVETTTKQGPLYTLEKLVDGLMMLGDSFDESQAVSNLVGDSLDNIDSAIENISIYRAKIGARLNTAETTKDIHLDLELVSKDVRSKLADVDLAEAVSRLQMETTALQAAQQTYVKVSSLSLFNFIR